One part of the Parabacteroides distasonis ATCC 8503 genome encodes these proteins:
- a CDS encoding anaerobic sulfatase-maturation protein: MNSSYISPFAKPVYIMLKPVGSVCNLACEYCYYLEKSKFYPDVKNHIMTDQILEKFIKEYMECQTMQEVLFTWHGGETLMRPISFYKKALELQRKYAGGRQIDNCIQTNGTLLNDEWCQFFKENNFLVGVSIDGPQEFHDEYRRNRQRLPSFYKVMKGIELLKKHGVEYNAMAVVNDYNVDYPLEFYNFFKELDCRFIQFAPIVERIGRHKEGTKLSSPEEQDAAIELAPFSVDSEKWGDFLCALFDEWLKEDVGKFYIQLFDSTLANWVGEQPGVCSLARHCGHAGVMEFNGDVYACDHFVFPEYKLGNIQTKTLTEMMYSPVQQKFGTDKEDKLPTQCKECEYLFACHGECPKNRFLHTPNGEPGLNYLCKGYKKFFKHVAPYMDFMKKELLNQRPPANVMDWAKQQQHEY; encoded by the coding sequence ATGAATAGTTCCTATATTTCCCCTTTCGCTAAGCCGGTCTACATCATGTTGAAACCGGTTGGTTCTGTTTGTAATTTGGCATGCGAGTATTGTTATTACCTTGAGAAAAGCAAGTTCTATCCGGATGTAAAGAATCACATCATGACAGACCAGATACTCGAGAAGTTCATCAAGGAATACATGGAATGCCAGACCATGCAAGAAGTCTTGTTTACATGGCATGGAGGTGAGACGCTGATGCGGCCTATCAGCTTCTATAAAAAAGCCTTGGAGTTGCAGCGTAAATATGCGGGAGGACGGCAAATAGACAACTGTATCCAAACCAATGGTACCCTATTGAATGATGAGTGGTGCCAATTTTTCAAGGAAAATAATTTCTTGGTGGGTGTATCTATCGATGGCCCGCAAGAGTTCCACGACGAATACCGTAGGAACCGGCAGAGACTCCCCTCTTTCTATAAGGTGATGAAGGGAATCGAGTTGCTGAAAAAACATGGGGTAGAATATAACGCCATGGCCGTCGTGAATGACTATAACGTGGATTATCCGCTGGAATTCTATAATTTCTTCAAGGAACTGGATTGCCGTTTCATCCAATTCGCCCCGATCGTGGAGCGTATCGGCCGGCACAAGGAAGGCACCAAGCTATCTTCTCCCGAGGAGCAAGACGCAGCGATCGAGCTAGCTCCGTTCTCGGTAGATAGCGAGAAATGGGGGGATTTCCTTTGCGCCTTGTTCGACGAGTGGCTGAAAGAGGATGTCGGCAAGTTCTACATCCAATTATTCGATTCCACCTTGGCGAACTGGGTAGGCGAACAACCCGGGGTCTGCTCCTTGGCCCGCCATTGCGGTCACGCCGGGGTAATGGAGTTCAATGGCGACGTATATGCTTGCGACCATTTCGTATTCCCGGAATACAAACTCGGGAATATCCAAACAAAGACATTAACGGAGATGATGTACAGTCCGGTACAACAAAAGTTTGGAACGGATAAAGAAGATAAGCTCCCTACGCAATGCAAGGAATGCGAATATCTTTTCGCTTGCCATGGAGAGTGCCCGAAAAACCGGTTTCTCCATACGCCGAATGGGGAGCCGGGACTAAATTATCTATGTAAGGGATACAAGAAATTCTTCAAGCATGTAGCTCCTTACATGGATTTTATGAAAAAAGAGTTATTGAATCAACGTCCACCCGCAAACGTGATGGATTGGGCTAAACAACAACAACATGAATATTAA
- a CDS encoding ArnT family glycosyltransferase yields MRTPTLQYLYLQKPVTMMVVICIISVLPWIGLGDFSTKGEPREAAVAISMLETGNWVLPQSYANEFAFKPPMAHWLMAAFSYPQGYVSEFTSRLPSALAFITLIGFVLVFFGKRIVKFQEAFIATLLLVTCVEIHRAAMTTRVDMLLTTFIVIGLFQLYRWEDKLELKGLPIFIPLLLGCAVLTKGPVGVVLPLFVFGIYLLMLGQYSYLTIFKTLLYAGISSLFLPMLWYTAAWKQGGDEFLNVVLAENFARFLHLNTPEISYDLGHENGVWYNFMTLAAGFIPWTIFFFFSLFGLKLSKPEQPIKEILKNTWKRIRSMEKVRLFSLVALVGILFFYSIPSSKRSVYLMPAYPFIALFLAQYALYITEYRTKVTRVFAAFLASVVSVVMIAILLTVFGIIDPVGIVGQYTQNASTLDMVRMVSKVLVHPSTLTICIIFINLLILGTVYYQMFKKINIKILYATIALTFSINLLIDGVIMRGIREGDSCRVFAERILKEYPLNKKNVYVVNNLRIYRNLYGLNFYMGNIFHDFDKETPAKGYFLIGENEMEKVLSTYGDKYTFRTLTKSDQTFSELKQKIVLSEFELK; encoded by the coding sequence ATGCGTACACCTACACTTCAATATCTTTACTTGCAAAAGCCGGTAACCATGATGGTAGTAATCTGTATTATATCTGTGTTACCTTGGATCGGCCTCGGCGACTTCTCCACCAAAGGGGAACCCCGGGAAGCGGCCGTAGCGATCTCCATGCTCGAGACGGGCAATTGGGTCTTGCCACAATCCTACGCCAACGAGTTCGCTTTTAAGCCACCGATGGCGCATTGGTTAATGGCTGCTTTCTCCTATCCACAGGGATATGTTTCCGAGTTCACCTCCCGCTTGCCATCGGCTTTAGCCTTTATTACCTTGATCGGGTTCGTATTGGTCTTTTTCGGTAAACGAATCGTAAAGTTTCAGGAGGCATTCATAGCGACCCTCCTATTGGTCACCTGCGTAGAGATACATCGGGCGGCCATGACGACTCGGGTGGATATGTTGCTCACTACTTTCATCGTCATAGGGCTTTTCCAGCTATATCGATGGGAAGATAAATTAGAGCTGAAAGGACTTCCCATATTCATACCTTTATTATTAGGATGCGCCGTTCTGACCAAAGGACCGGTAGGCGTAGTATTGCCCCTATTCGTATTCGGCATTTATCTATTAATGTTAGGTCAATACAGTTATCTCACCATATTCAAGACTTTATTATATGCGGGAATTTCCTCTTTATTCCTACCGATGTTGTGGTATACCGCCGCATGGAAGCAGGGGGGAGATGAGTTCCTTAATGTCGTATTAGCGGAGAATTTCGCTCGTTTCTTACACCTAAACACTCCTGAAATTTCCTATGATCTGGGGCATGAGAATGGTGTTTGGTACAATTTCATGACGTTGGCGGCAGGCTTTATACCTTGGACTATTTTCTTTTTCTTCTCTTTATTCGGGCTGAAACTTAGCAAGCCTGAGCAACCTATTAAAGAGATCTTAAAGAATACGTGGAAACGTATCCGCTCCATGGAAAAAGTTCGTTTATTTAGTTTGGTTGCTTTAGTCGGCATCCTTTTCTTCTATTCGATCCCTTCCAGTAAACGAAGCGTATATTTAATGCCGGCTTATCCGTTCATTGCCTTGTTCTTGGCTCAGTATGCCTTATATATTACAGAATACCGTACGAAAGTAACTCGGGTATTCGCTGCCTTTTTAGCTTCCGTAGTAAGTGTCGTCATGATAGCGATCTTGCTTACGGTATTCGGTATTATTGATCCTGTTGGTATCGTCGGTCAATATACACAAAACGCATCGACCTTGGACATGGTACGAATGGTATCAAAAGTATTGGTTCATCCCAGCACACTTACGATCTGTATTATCTTCATAAATCTATTGATATTAGGAACGGTCTATTACCAGATGTTCAAGAAAATAAATATCAAGATTCTCTATGCTACGATAGCCTTGACATTCTCGATTAATTTATTAATCGACGGTGTCATTATGAGAGGTATTCGTGAAGGGGATTCTTGCCGCGTTTTCGCTGAACGTATCCTGAAAGAATATCCATTGAATAAAAAGAATGTATATGTCGTAAATAACCTTCGGATTTATCGGAATCTGTACGGGTTAAACTTCTATATGGGAAATATCTTCCATGACTTCGATAAAGAAACACCCGCCAAAGGTTATTTCTTGATCGGAGAAAATGAGATGGAAAAGGTACTTTCCACATACGGGGATAAATATACCTTCCGTACACTGACTAAGTCCGATCAAACGTTCAGCGAACTAAAACAAAAAATTGTACTTAGCGAGTTCGAGTTGAAATAG
- a CDS encoding potassium channel family protein, whose translation MKMAVFDFALRKKGVYGVLHIIILLLSLFLVISISIDTFKNIPFYTQTSYKKIQLWICLFFLFDFVLEFFLSKDKLRYLRTHFIFLLVAIPYQNIIEYYHIITSPELSYFLRFVPLVRGGYALAIVVGWLSYNKASGLFVSYLTMLLATVYFSSLIFFVLEHKVNPLVANYGDALWWAFMDVTTVGSNISAITVTGRVLSVVLAALGMMMFPIFTVYVTSLVQKSNEEKKRFYENMQAPSPQPEVKDK comes from the coding sequence ATGAAAATGGCCGTATTTGATTTCGCATTGAGAAAGAAGGGAGTATATGGTGTGTTACATATCATTATACTATTGTTGTCGCTGTTCTTGGTTATCAGTATCTCCATCGATACATTTAAGAATATTCCCTTTTACACGCAAACTTCTTATAAGAAGATTCAATTATGGATCTGTTTGTTTTTTCTTTTCGATTTTGTTTTGGAATTTTTCCTGTCGAAAGATAAATTACGTTATTTGCGAACGCACTTTATTTTCTTGCTCGTAGCGATCCCTTACCAAAATATAATAGAATATTATCATATTATCACCTCACCCGAGCTTAGTTATTTCTTACGTTTCGTTCCTTTGGTACGGGGTGGGTATGCGTTGGCGATCGTGGTGGGATGGTTGTCGTACAATAAGGCGTCGGGCTTGTTTGTCTCTTACTTGACGATGTTGCTGGCCACGGTTTATTTCTCAAGTCTTATATTTTTTGTCTTGGAGCACAAGGTGAACCCGTTGGTGGCTAATTATGGGGACGCTCTATGGTGGGCGTTTATGGATGTGACAACGGTTGGCTCTAACATATCCGCTATTACGGTTACGGGGCGAGTCCTTTCGGTCGTATTGGCTGCTTTGGGCATGATGATGTTTCCAATATTTACGGTATATGTGACAAGCCTTGTCCAAAAAAGTAACGAGGAGAAAAAAAGGTTTTATGAGAACATGCAGGCTCCTTCTCCCCAGCCAGAGGTGAAGGATAAATAG
- the uvrA gene encoding excinuclease ABC subunit UvrA: protein MIKDKQALEGGRISILGARVHNLKNIDVEIPRNKLTVITGMSGSGKSSLAFDTIFAEGQRRYVETFSAYARNFLGNMERPDVDKITGLSPVISIEQKTTNKNPRSTVGTTTEIYDFFRLLYARAGEAYSYLSGEKMVKYTEDQVLRLILDEYNGKKTYLLAPLVRNRKGHYKELFEQIRKKGYLNVRVDGELKEIFHGMKLDRYKMHSIEVVIDKMIVSEADERRLKESLKIAMKQGDGLVLILDAETNEVRHYSRRLMDPVTGLSYSEPAPHNFSFNSPQGACPKCKGLGQVNLLDMDKIVPDPSLSIYSGGIVALGKYKNSLIFWQIEALCQKHGVTIKTPIRDIPEEAMDEIMNGTDERLQIKNDSLGSSNYFLSYEGVAKYILMQQESEASASAQKWAGQFIKMATCPECNGWRLNKEALSYRIAGKNIAELSAMDISELYEWLEGIEEKLDPKQLRIATEILKEIRSRLRFLLDVGLDYLSMNRGSATLSGGESQRIRLATQIGSQLVNVLYILDEPSIGLHQRDNVRLINSLKQLRDTGNSVIVVEHDKDMMLSADYVVDMGPKAGRLGGEVVFEGTPKEMLRVDTLTSSYLNGNTEIAVPAERRKGNGQFITIKGASGNNLKHVDVSFPLGTLICVTGVSGSGKSTLINRTLQPILSQHFYHSLEDPLAYDVIEGIEHVDKIVNVDQSPIGRSPRSNPATYTGVFSDIRNLFVELPESKVRGYKPGRFSFNVSGGRCETCKGNGYKTIEMNFLPDVLVPCEDCHGKRYNRETLEVRFRGKSIADILDMTINMAVEFFENIPTILSKIKVLQDVGLGYIKLGQPSTTLSGGESQRVKLATELAKRDTGKTLYVLDEPTTGLHFEDIRVLLGVLNKLVDKGNTIIVIEHNLDVIKSADYLIDMGPEGGRRGGNVLFTGTPEALAKSGVGFTAPFLKEELDIANKKK, encoded by the coding sequence ATGATAAAAGATAAGCAGGCATTGGAAGGCGGGCGCATATCCATACTTGGCGCACGTGTTCATAATCTGAAGAATATAGATGTAGAGATTCCGAGGAATAAGTTGACGGTGATTACCGGCATGAGTGGTAGCGGCAAGTCATCATTGGCGTTCGATACGATTTTCGCTGAGGGACAAAGGCGGTATGTGGAGACATTCTCGGCTTACGCCCGGAATTTCTTAGGGAATATGGAGAGACCCGATGTGGATAAGATAACGGGTCTGAGTCCGGTTATCTCCATTGAGCAAAAGACAACCAATAAGAATCCTCGTTCCACCGTCGGTACGACTACCGAGATCTATGACTTTTTCCGTTTGCTTTACGCTAGGGCGGGAGAGGCCTATTCCTATTTGAGCGGGGAGAAGATGGTGAAATATACCGAGGATCAAGTCTTACGGCTGATCTTGGATGAGTACAACGGGAAAAAAACGTATCTCTTGGCTCCGTTGGTCCGTAATCGTAAGGGGCACTATAAGGAACTTTTCGAGCAGATACGTAAAAAAGGATATCTGAACGTCCGTGTCGATGGCGAGTTGAAAGAGATCTTCCATGGGATGAAGCTGGATCGTTATAAGATGCACAGCATCGAGGTGGTGATCGATAAGATGATTGTCTCCGAGGCAGACGAGCGTCGTTTGAAAGAGAGCTTGAAGATCGCCATGAAGCAAGGCGATGGCCTTGTGCTGATACTGGATGCCGAGACTAACGAGGTTCGCCATTATAGTCGTCGTTTGATGGACCCGGTGACCGGATTGTCTTACAGTGAGCCGGCTCCGCATAATTTCTCGTTCAACTCCCCTCAAGGAGCGTGTCCGAAATGTAAAGGCTTAGGACAGGTCAATTTGTTGGATATGGACAAGATCGTTCCCGATCCATCCTTAAGTATATATAGCGGTGGCATCGTCGCTTTGGGTAAATATAAGAATTCGTTGATATTCTGGCAGATTGAGGCGCTTTGCCAAAAGCATGGCGTGACGATCAAGACGCCTATACGGGATATTCCCGAGGAGGCGATGGACGAGATCATGAACGGTACGGACGAGCGGTTGCAGATCAAGAATGACTCGTTAGGATCGTCTAACTATTTTTTGTCGTATGAGGGAGTCGCCAAGTATATCTTGATGCAACAGGAGAGCGAGGCATCCGCCTCGGCGCAGAAATGGGCGGGACAATTCATCAAGATGGCCACTTGTCCGGAATGTAACGGCTGGCGATTGAATAAGGAGGCGTTGAGCTACCGGATAGCGGGAAAGAATATCGCCGAGTTGTCGGCCATGGATATCTCGGAATTATACGAGTGGCTGGAGGGTATCGAGGAGAAGCTGGACCCGAAACAGCTTCGGATCGCTACGGAGATATTGAAGGAGATACGCTCCCGCCTGCGCTTCTTGCTGGATGTGGGATTGGATTATCTTTCCATGAACCGGGGTTCCGCTACCTTGTCTGGCGGTGAGAGCCAGCGTATCCGTTTGGCTACCCAGATCGGAAGTCAATTGGTGAACGTACTTTATATATTGGATGAGCCGAGTATCGGTTTACACCAACGGGACAACGTCCGTTTGATTAATTCCCTGAAACAATTGCGTGATACGGGAAACTCCGTGATCGTCGTGGAGCATGATAAGGATATGATGCTGAGTGCCGATTACGTGGTGGATATGGGGCCTAAAGCGGGCCGTCTGGGTGGTGAGGTCGTCTTTGAGGGAACGCCCAAGGAGATGTTGCGTGTAGATACCTTGACCTCTTCCTATCTGAATGGAAACACGGAGATAGCCGTTCCTGCCGAGCGTCGGAAAGGCAACGGGCAGTTTATTACGATCAAGGGAGCCAGTGGCAATAACCTGAAGCATGTGGACGTGTCTTTTCCCTTGGGTACGCTTATTTGCGTCACGGGTGTGTCGGGTAGCGGAAAGTCTACCTTGATAAATCGCACGCTGCAACCGATCTTGAGCCAGCATTTCTATCACTCGCTGGAAGACCCCTTGGCATACGACGTCATCGAGGGAATCGAGCATGTAGATAAGATCGTGAATGTGGATCAATCTCCGATCGGTCGTTCCCCCCGGAGCAACCCGGCTACCTATACGGGGGTATTCTCGGATATCCGGAATCTGTTCGTGGAACTTCCGGAATCGAAGGTGAGAGGGTATAAACCGGGACGTTTCTCTTTTAACGTATCGGGCGGACGGTGCGAGACCTGTAAGGGAAATGGCTATAAGACGATCGAGATGAATTTCCTACCGGACGTGCTGGTGCCTTGCGAGGATTGTCACGGCAAGCGATATAACCGGGAAACCCTAGAGGTTCGTTTTCGTGGGAAATCAATTGCGGATATCTTGGATATGACGATTAATATGGCAGTGGAGTTCTTCGAGAATATCCCGACGATCTTATCCAAGATCAAGGTCCTGCAAGATGTAGGTCTGGGATATATCAAGTTGGGGCAACCCTCTACTACCTTATCCGGTGGCGAGAGCCAACGTGTCAAGCTGGCTACCGAGCTGGCGAAGCGGGATACGGGAAAGACGCTTTATGTATTGGATGAACCTACCACCGGTCTGCACTTCGAGGATATCCGGGTCTTGCTGGGGGTATTGAACAAGTTGGTGGATAAAGGCAACACGATCATCGTTATCGAACATAACCTCGATGTTATCAAGAGCGCCGATTACTTGATCGATATGGGCCCCGAGGGCGGTCGCCGTGGAGGCAATGTCCTTTTTACCGGAACTCCGGAAGCTTTAGCAAAGAGTGGCGTCGGGTTTACGGCTCCGTTCTTGAAAGAAGAGTTAGATATAGCAAATAAGAAAAAATGA
- a CDS encoding DUF4435 domain-containing protein, protein MELTLPTKVNVTHPIMLDTKILVVIGANGAGKSSFGRDLLERYAGQAKRISGIHALFISDDESKLSASNEFARLQSMIKERLFMPRISEYEKLILQLQSEEFEAAVNFKEACKTNNEVDPPITKIDIIQAIWEKMFPHNRLIRKSGFIELVSTGRDSNSYTAGRMSDSEKLVFYLIGAALCACPNALLVIEEPETLLHNSIKNQLWDEIEAIRPDCTFVYLTHDIDFATSRSDSKRIWIRSYDADHSVWDYELIESNESFPEEVYMEILGSRKPILFIEGTDTNSIDSKLYPFIFPDYLVKPMGGCQKVIETTKAFGQLKDFHTLDSKGIVDRDRRTQGEINYLREQHIYVPDVAEVENLLMIEDVIKTVAKRLMKDPDDVFKQVKENVVRLFQKELDSQVILHAKHQVRKKLETTVDRKITTVEQLTEHVESIRLNIHVEEIYKNIKEEFESYIETENYKSILRVYNQKGMLPQSRLCAICGISNKESYLNLILSILKENKEDAEAIRKAIKHSLGT, encoded by the coding sequence ATGGAACTAACACTCCCAACGAAAGTTAATGTGACACATCCCATCATGCTAGACACGAAGATATTAGTCGTGATCGGAGCGAACGGTGCGGGAAAAAGCTCTTTTGGCAGAGATTTATTGGAGAGATATGCGGGTCAAGCGAAAAGAATATCCGGTATACATGCCTTATTCATCAGCGATGACGAATCTAAATTATCGGCCTCCAATGAATTCGCACGTTTACAGTCTATGATCAAAGAACGACTGTTCATGCCACGTATTTCTGAATACGAGAAACTGATTTTGCAACTCCAGAGCGAGGAGTTCGAGGCGGCAGTCAATTTCAAGGAAGCCTGCAAGACTAATAACGAAGTAGATCCTCCGATCACCAAGATAGATATTATACAAGCGATCTGGGAAAAGATGTTTCCGCATAATCGTCTGATACGAAAGTCGGGATTTATCGAGCTTGTATCCACGGGGCGTGATTCAAATTCCTACACCGCCGGACGCATGAGCGATAGCGAGAAACTGGTGTTCTACTTGATTGGGGCCGCATTATGCGCATGCCCGAACGCCTTGCTCGTGATCGAAGAGCCGGAAACCCTTCTCCACAACTCCATAAAGAACCAGCTTTGGGACGAGATTGAGGCGATACGTCCGGACTGTACGTTTGTTTATCTCACACATGACATTGATTTCGCCACCTCCCGCTCCGACAGCAAACGGATCTGGATTCGTTCTTACGACGCGGATCATTCCGTATGGGATTACGAGTTGATCGAGAGTAATGAAAGTTTCCCGGAAGAAGTATATATGGAAATACTTGGCAGCCGGAAACCGATCTTGTTTATCGAAGGGACCGACACGAACAGTATCGACAGTAAGCTTTACCCCTTCATATTCCCCGATTATTTGGTGAAACCGATGGGTGGTTGCCAAAAAGTAATCGAGACAACCAAAGCGTTCGGCCAACTGAAAGACTTCCATACATTAGATAGCAAAGGTATCGTAGATCGTGATAGGCGTACACAAGGAGAAATAAACTATCTACGGGAACAACATATTTATGTACCGGACGTAGCGGAAGTGGAGAACCTATTGATGATAGAGGATGTGATCAAGACGGTCGCCAAACGGTTGATGAAAGATCCGGACGATGTTTTCAAGCAAGTGAAAGAAAACGTAGTACGTCTTTTCCAAAAAGAACTGGACTCGCAAGTAATCCTTCATGCCAAACATCAAGTCCGTAAAAAACTGGAGACTACCGTTGATCGCAAGATAACGACGGTGGAGCAATTAACCGAACATGTAGAGAGTATCCGTCTGAACATCCATGTGGAAGAAATATACAAAAACATAAAAGAAGAGTTCGAGTCTTATATAGAAACGGAGAACTACAAAAGCATCCTCCGTGTTTATAATCAAAAAGGGATGTTACCACAGAGCCGCCTATGCGCGATCTGCGGTATCAGTAACAAAGAGAGTTATTTAAACCTGATTCTCTCCATATTAAAGGAAAACAAGGAGGATGCGGAAGCGATACGAAAGGCTATCAAACATTCATTGGGCACATAA
- the gadC gene encoding putative glutamine/gamma-aminobutyrate antiporter GadC — MANINKTVKLGVFTLAIMNVTAVVSLRGLPAEAVYGLSSAFYYLFAAIVFLIPTSLVAAELAAMFQDKQGGVFRWVGEAYGKRLGFLAIWVQWIESTIWYPTVLTFGAVSIAFIGMDHPEDMLLANNKYYTLAIVLIIYWLATFISLKGLSWVGKVAKIGGMVGTIIPAALLIILGIVYLATGGHSNMDFHSNFFPDFSKFDNLVLAASIFLFYAGMEMGGIHVKDVDNPSKNYPKAVFIGALITVVIFVLGTFALGIIIPEKDINLTQSLLVGFDNYFKYIHASWLSPIIAIALAFGVLAGVLTWVAGPSKGIFAVGKAGYLPPFFQKTNKIGVQKNILYIQGAAVTLLSLLFVVMPSVQSFYQILSQLTVILYLIMYMLMFSGAIALRYKMKKAGRPFRIGKGGNGLMWLIGGLGFCGSLLAFVLSFIPPSQISTGNNTVWFAVLFIGVIVVVAAPFIIYASKKASWVDPNTEFEPFHWEVKNDVSETNTTKA, encoded by the coding sequence ATGGCAAATATCAACAAGACAGTAAAGCTAGGTGTGTTTACCCTAGCAATCATGAACGTGACGGCAGTAGTATCTTTACGCGGACTGCCAGCAGAAGCCGTATACGGACTAAGTTCGGCTTTCTATTACTTATTCGCGGCAATCGTATTCTTAATCCCGACCTCTTTGGTGGCAGCGGAATTAGCGGCAATGTTCCAAGACAAACAAGGTGGTGTATTCCGTTGGGTAGGTGAGGCCTATGGAAAACGTCTAGGCTTTCTGGCTATCTGGGTTCAATGGATTGAAAGTACGATCTGGTATCCGACAGTATTAACTTTTGGAGCCGTATCCATCGCCTTCATCGGTATGGATCATCCCGAAGATATGCTGCTGGCGAATAACAAATACTACACATTAGCGATCGTGTTAATTATTTATTGGCTGGCTACATTTATCTCACTAAAGGGATTGAGTTGGGTTGGAAAAGTAGCGAAAATCGGAGGTATGGTAGGTACTATCATACCAGCGGCGTTACTCATCATTTTAGGTATCGTATACCTAGCGACTGGCGGGCATTCCAATATGGATTTCCACAGTAACTTCTTCCCCGACTTCAGTAAATTCGACAACTTAGTCTTAGCCGCAAGTATCTTCCTTTTTTACGCAGGTATGGAAATGGGCGGTATTCACGTGAAAGACGTTGACAATCCTTCTAAAAACTATCCGAAAGCTGTATTTATCGGTGCCTTGATCACCGTTGTAATCTTCGTACTAGGAACTTTTGCGTTGGGTATTATTATCCCAGAGAAAGACATCAATCTTACGCAAAGTTTATTAGTGGGATTCGACAATTACTTCAAGTACATTCATGCCTCATGGTTATCCCCAATTATCGCTATCGCTTTGGCATTTGGCGTATTAGCAGGAGTATTGACATGGGTCGCTGGTCCTTCCAAAGGTATATTCGCAGTTGGTAAAGCAGGTTATCTGCCCCCGTTCTTCCAGAAGACCAATAAGATCGGCGTACAGAAAAACATCCTTTATATCCAAGGAGCGGCTGTTACACTTCTTAGCTTATTATTCGTGGTAATGCCATCCGTACAAAGCTTTTATCAGATCTTATCACAGCTTACGGTGATCTTATATTTAATAATGTATATGTTGATGTTCTCCGGAGCGATCGCATTACGTTATAAGATGAAAAAGGCAGGTCGTCCTTTCCGTATCGGAAAAGGTGGCAATGGCTTGATGTGGTTAATCGGAGGTTTAGGATTCTGTGGTTCCTTATTAGCGTTCGTATTAAGTTTCATTCCTCCTAGCCAGATTTCTACAGGAAATAATACGGTTTGGTTCGCCGTTCTCTTCATCGGTGTAATTGTTGTCGTTGCGGCACCGTTTATTATCTATGCGTCTAAGAAAGCATCTTGGGTAGATCCGAACACTGAATTCGAACCGTTCCATTGGGAAGTAAAAAATGACGTATCCGAGACGAATACGACAAAAGCATAA
- a CDS encoding IMPACT family protein, whose product MADDSYKTIKQVAEGYYTEKRSRFISYAIPVRTVEEVKEQLEKYRKQYYDARHVCWAYMLGPERQTFRANDDGEPSSTAGKPILGQINSNELTDLLIVVVRYFGGIELGTSGLIVAYRTAAAEAIAAAEIEERTVDEDITVVFEYPYLNGIMRIVKEDNPAIISQKFEMDCEMTLRIRKGEAERLKNRLLKVETAYLKE is encoded by the coding sequence ATGGCAGACGACAGTTACAAGACCATCAAGCAAGTAGCCGAGGGATATTATACCGAGAAGCGCAGCCGCTTTATCTCGTATGCTATCCCCGTGCGTACGGTAGAAGAGGTGAAGGAGCAACTGGAGAAATACCGTAAACAATATTATGATGCCCGCCATGTATGCTGGGCGTATATGTTAGGTCCAGAGCGGCAGACGTTCCGGGCCAACGATGACGGGGAGCCTTCTTCCACGGCCGGGAAACCGATCCTCGGACAGATCAACTCGAATGAGCTGACCGATTTATTGATTGTCGTAGTACGTTATTTTGGTGGAATCGAGTTAGGAACCAGCGGGCTGATCGTCGCTTATCGCACGGCCGCCGCCGAGGCTATCGCCGCCGCAGAGATCGAGGAACGTACGGTAGACGAGGACATCACGGTCGTTTTCGAATACCCATACCTGAACGGGATCATGCGTATCGTAAAAGAGGATAACCCCGCTATCATCTCACAGAAGTTCGAGATGGATTGCGAGATGACGCTTCGTATCCGTAAAGGGGAGGCCGAACGCCTCAAGAATCGCTTGTTAAAGGTTGAGACCGCTTATCTAAAAGAGTAG